A window from Rhineura floridana isolate rRhiFlo1 chromosome 17, rRhiFlo1.hap2, whole genome shotgun sequence encodes these proteins:
- the SNX8 gene encoding sorting nexin-8 isoform X2, with the protein MQTPQGNPLVLSYTLQELLSKDTVQVELIPEKKGLFLKHVEYEVSSKRFRCCVYRRYNDFVVFHEMLLQKFPYRMVPALPPKRMLGADREFIETRRRALKRFINLVARHPPFSEDVLLKLFLSFSGSDVQNKLRELVQGVGDEFMTCKLATQAKDFLPADIQVQFAASRELIRNIYNSFYKLRDRAERIASRAVDNAADLLMFGKELSALGSDTTPLPSWASLNNSAWGNLKQALKGLSVEFALLADKAVQQGKQEENDVVEKLNLFLDLLQSYKDLCERHEKGVLHKHQRALHKYSMMKRQMTSATVQSKEPESMEQLESRIVEQENAILTMELRNYFSLYCLHQETQLIHIYLPLTSHILGAFVSSQIQGHKEMSKVWNELKPKLSCLFAGSSNVSTLPLSSQECNFFPS; encoded by the exons ATGCAGACACCCCAAGGAAACCCGTTGGTGCTTTCCTACACCCTACAAGAGCTGTTGAGCAAGGACACAGTGCAGGTGGAGCTGATTCCTGAGAAAAAGGGACTCTTTCTGAAGCATGTGGAGTATGAAGTTTCCAGTAAG CGTTTCAGGTGCTGTGTGTACAGGCGGTACAATGACTTTGTGGTCTTCCATGAGATGCTTCTTCAGAAGTTCCCATACCGCATGGTCCCTGCGCTTCCGCCAAAAAGAATGCTAGGAG CTGACCGAGAATTCATTGAGACGAGGCGGCGTGCATTGAAGCGTTTCATTAACCTGGTAGCTCGACATCCTCCATTCTCAGAAGATGTGCTTTTGAAGCTCTTCCTCTCCTTCAGCGGGTCG GATGTGCAGAACAAGCTGAGGGAGTTGGTCCAGGGTGTGGGAGATGAATTCATGACTTGCAAGCTAGCAACTCAGGCCAAG GATTTCCTGCCAGCTGATATCCAGGTCCAGTTTGCTGCCAGCAGAGAGCTGATCCGAAACATCTACAACAGTTTTTACAAACTGCGGGATCGAGCTGAGAGGATAGCCTCCCGAGCAGTTGACAATGCTGCAGACCTTCTTATGTTTGGGAAGGAACTAAG TGCTCTGGGCTCCGACACAACTCCACTCCCTTCCTGGGCTTCTTTGAACAATAGTGCCTGGGGCAACCTGAAACAGGCCCTGAAAGGCCTTTCTGTTGAATTTGCACTCCTGGCTGACAAAGCTGTTCAACAG GGTAAACAGGAAGAGAATGATGTGGTGGAGAAGCTGAACCTTTTCCTGGACTTGCTCCAGTCCTATAAA GATCTTTGTGAGAGGCATGAGAAGGGCGTTTTGCATAAGCACCAGAGAGCTTTGCATAAATACAGCATGATGAAGAGGCAGATGACGAGCGCCACAGTACAGAGCAAAGAGCCAGAGTCCATGGAGCAGCTAGAATCTCGAATTGTGGAG CAAGAAAATGCCATTCTGACCATGGAGCTGCGTAATTACTTCTCTCTCTACTGTCTGCACCAGGAGACGCAACTAATCCACATTTACCTTCCTCTGACGTCTCACATCTTGGGGGCTTTTGTCAGTTCTCAGATCCAAGGTCACAAGGAG